In one window of Juglans regia cultivar Chandler chromosome 3, Walnut 2.0, whole genome shotgun sequence DNA:
- the LOC108982295 gene encoding uncharacterized protein LOC108982295, with product MADPSAIVPYIDPYDRPLTDNINFDFMNDSTPTLADLSSFALPTSPDFAAVEHLLDVDPSEDPAAGDMRDDSNNSGAGNKSQAAGPSASANDGNARPLFAWPVAPIPFNCSCCHVLREIIYCNGTNTKKLEIHGRLGMICHAVLEDLQNVNRNSSSNQYQMFDFCKKSIEDVKQFLMKYCLEQNIAGYVMVPDPLATYYEALCVGLEWDDDDVLLDDLNFQPSPTNSGGARPMNEPEATRPTHKVSLAAQRERAGKLTLNELGRYFNLPIEEAARRLNLCPTVLKKICRRDGMNRWPHRKVKSLQKQISSLRASLESNINAEARANARAEIDRLEQELTNVCRGVTLR from the exons ATGGCAGATCCTAGTGCCATTGTACCATACATTGACCCGTACGATCGCCCATTGACCGACAACATCAATTTCGATTTCATGAACGACTCCACCCCCACTCTTGCCGATTTATCATCGTTTGCTCTACCAACATCTCCCGATTTTGCGGCAGTTGAGCATTTACTCGACGTTGACCCCTCTGAGGATCCGGCTGCGGGGGATATGCGCGATGACTCTAATAATAGTGGAGCGGGGAACAAGTCTCAGGCGGCGGGCCCCTCGGCGAGTGCCAATGATGGAAATGCGAGGCCGCTTTTCGCTTGGCCTGTGGCACCAATCCCATTTAATTGTAGCTGTTGCCATGTGCTCAGAGAAATCATTTACTGTAATG GGACCAATACCAAGAAACTTGAGATACATGGAAGACTCGGTATGATCTGTCATGCTGTTCTTGAGGATCTGCAAAATGTTAATCGGAATTCTTCGAGCAATCAGTATCAGATGTTTGA TTTTTGTAAGAAAAGCATAGAGGACGTCAAGCAGTTTTTAATGAAGTACTGTTTGGAGCAAAATATAGCGGGCTATGTTATGGTGCCAGATCCGTTAGCGACTTATTATGAAGCCCTCTGTGTTGGACTAGAATGGGACGATGATGATGTTCTTCTTGATGACTTGAATTTTCAACCATCCCCTACGAATTCAG GAGGAGCACGTCCAATGAATGAACCAGAGGCCACAAGGCCGACACATAAGGTTTCCCTTGCAGCACAG AGGGAAAGAGCGGGAAAGTTAACGCTAAACGAGTTGGGCCGTTACTTCAATCTTCCTATAGAGGAAGCGGCCAGGAGATTGAATCTGTGCCCAACTGTTCTGAAGAAGATATGCCGGAGAGATGGAATGAATCGATGGCCTCACAGAAAG gttaAAAGCCTGCAGAAGCAAATATCAAGTCTGAGAGCAAGTTTAGAGTCAAATATCAATGCAGAGGCAAGAGCAAATGCTCGAGCTGAAATTGACAGACTTGAGCAAGAACTAACCAACGTTTGTCGTGGGGTTACATTACGATGA
- the LOC108982294 gene encoding protein BREAST CANCER SUSCEPTIBILITY 2 homolog B-like → MSTWQIFSDAGNSFRWETSDQNPQIEPEDDSDSHYTSSSLPSMSDLLLQGCSKLLDNRGESAGSFPAFQTGLGKLVTVKQSSIAKALSVLGEDTGQVLARDNGCDSSNSLFQTGSGKTVNISSDGLVRAKTLLGLEEDTDNCVSQGYQHSAKPNTPFGWQGLSPLEMGEGVNNSVIKDVRSVPRHSFDSKIGSAGSRLKNQGNPNIMLPEMHSSALKPPPIKFHTAGGRSLSVSGDALKRAMSLLGEPELGTFLNEGDADDSIFSLSKETRLTDTSSNEGNDPRTPFSHEKMENCKNMPNIFISPLRSSSYQGRLPVKSEDIIGGNNLIKEFDAVHHGNACRLNSNASSLEKRLSDGQGGSDTVAKSSLANGVGSRINSFGRSPARPLVDISNTIGTACTNNGQMTSVKRILGKSSISPFKKPRSSKFSTPLNSTVPFVSNGLSTSTSAPSCCKTGISSRYPFKIPRMYIKEFIKVPPSNQNMLEVLSDQIRCIKSTNAEKYTFHDETGLNCIGPEAFFHMLARTGALEQYASKEWVINHYKWIVWKLACYERYNPTKAAGKFVTASNVLEELKYRYEREVNHGHRSAIKRILEGDASPSLMMVLCISAVCSICDLKNDTSSVAVTGAQNSNATKVELTDGWYAMDAVLDAQLSKQLAAGKLFVGQKLRIWGAGLCGWVGPVSPLEVSRTVSLLLHINGTYRTHWADRLGFCKGVGAPLAFRCIKSNGGPVPLTLVGVRRIYPLLYKERLSNGGSIVRSERMESRMVQLYNQRRSTVVEGIVSEFQRGTKDSNNYNDTDSEEGAKILRILETAAEPEVLMAEMSPEQLTSFATYQAKLEATKQSDMEKAIKKAFEGAGLGEREVTPFMRVRVVGLTNKIYHRKDSPKEGLITIWNPTDKQQHELAEGQAYSVAGLVPINSDANTLYLQARGSTTKWQPLSSQVTEHFIRFHSPRKSVLLSGLGEVPLSSEFDIAAVVVYVGEVFADPHQRKQWVFVTDGSISESRAEELSNSLLAISFCSSDVDDSSFAPVNSNLAGSTIGFCNLIKRAKDQMNHLWVAEATENSIYFLNLDSPPCSHLKNAAALTQKWARMSSLTLDKLREKVLFIIGDCKG, encoded by the exons GCCAAGTGCTAGCTAGAGATAATGGATGTGATTCCTCAAATTCTCTCTTCCAGACAGGCTCTGGTAAAACGGTCAATATATCTTCAGATGGTTTGGTTAGAGCCAAGACATTGTTGGGATTGGAAGAAGATACTGATAATTGCGTTTCTCAAGGCTATCAGCATTCAGCAAAACCAAATACGCCATTTGGATGGCAAGGTTTATCTCCTCTAGAAATGGGAGAGGGCGTGAACAATAGTGTGATTAAGGATGTCAGGTCAGTTCCAAGACATTCTTTTGATTCTAAGATTGGTTCAGCAGGAAGTAGATTGAAGAATCAGGGAAATCCAAACATTATGCTACCCGAAATGCATAGTTCAGCTCTCAAACCACCTCCAATCAAGTTCCATACTGCTGGTGGAAGATCTCTATCTGTCTCTGGTGATGCACTGAAACGTGCAATGAGCCTTCTTGGTGAACCAGAACTGGGAACTTTCTTGAATGAAGGGGATGCAgatgattcaattttttctctctcaaaggAGACAAGATTGACTGATACTTCATCAAATGAAGGAAATGATCCTCGGACTCCCTTTTCTCACGAGAAAATGGAAAATTGCAAAAATATGCCAAATATCTTCATATCCCCATTACGGTCGTCTTCTTATCAAGGGCGGTTGCCCGTCAAGTCAGAAGATATTATTGGAGGGAATAACTTGATCAAGGAATTTGATGCTGTTCACCATGGCAATGCTTGTAGATTAAACAGTAATGCATCTTCTCTTGAGAAGCGGTTAAGCGATGGCCAAGGTGGTTCCGACACAGTAGCAAAAAGTTCTTTGGCAAATGGTGTCGGTTCAAGGATTAATTCATTTGGACGGTCACCAGCCAGGCCATTGGTTGAtatttcaaataccattggcaCGGCTTGTACAAATAATGGACAAATGACTAGTGTAAAGAGAATACTCGGGAAAAGTTCTATTTCTCCATTCAAAAAGCCCCGCAGCTCCAAATTTTCCACCCCTTTGAATAGTACTGTTCCATTTGTTTCTAATG GTTTATCTACTTCAACATCTGCACCTTCATGCTGCAAAACTGGAATTTCCTCACGCTACCCATTTAAGATTCCAAGAATGTATATTAAGGAATTTATTAAAGTACCTCCGTCAAACCAGAATATG TTGGAGGTTTTGTCTGACCAGATCAGATGCATCAAATCAACTAATGCAGAAAAGTATACTTTTCATGATGAAACTGGATTAAATTGCATTGGACCAGAAGCTTTTTTCCACATGTTGGCTCGGACAGGAGCATTAGAGCAATATGCTTCAAAAGA GTGGGTCATAAATCACTACAAGTGGATTGTTTGGAAACTGGCATGTTATGAGAGATACAATCCCACTAAAGCTGCTGGAAAATTTGTTACAGCGTCCAATGTGCTCGAGGAATTGAAGTATAg ATACGAAAGAGAAGTCAATCACGGCCACCGCTCTGCAATTAAAAGAATACTGGAAGGGGATGCATCGCCTTCTTTGATGATGGTTCTATGCATTTCGGCAGTTTGCTCAATTTGTGATCTAAAGAATGATACTTCTTCCGTGGCAGTAACTGGGGCTCAAAATAGTAATGCAACAAAAGTTGAACTAACTGATGGGTG GTATGCAATGGATGCTGTTTTGGACGCACAGCTATCAAAGCAGTTAGCTGCCGGAAAACTGTTTGTGGGACAGAAACTTCGG ATCTGGGGAGCAGGATTATGCGGCTGGGTTGGACCTGTTTCACCCCTCGAG GTGTCAAGGACAGTTAGTTTGCTATTGCACATAAATGGGACGTACAGAACTCATTGGGCTGATCGACTGGGATTCT GTAAAGGCGTTGGTGCTCCTTTAGCATTTAGGTGCATTAAGAGTAATGGGGGTCCGGTGCCTCTGACTTTAGTTGGAGTCAGACGGATATACCCTCTCCTCTACAAGGAGAG GTTAAGTAATGGAGGATCTATTGTTAGATCAGAGAGGATGGAGAGTAGAATGGTGCAATTGTACAATCAGAG GCGATCTACTGTTGTAGAGGGCATTGTTTCTGAGTTTCAAAGAGGCACAAAagattcaaataattataatgacACTGATAGTGAAGAAGGAGCAAAAATTTTGAGGATACTTGAGACGGCTGCAGAACCTGAAGTATTAATGGCAGAGATGAGTCCGGAGCAGCTAACCTCTTTTGCTACTTATCAAGCAAAACTAGAG GCAACCAAGCAGTCGGACATGGAGAAAGCAATCAAGAAAGCTTTCGAAGGTGCTGGCTTAGGTGAGAGAGAAGTCACCCCTTTTATGAGAGTGAGAGTGGTTggattaacaaataaaatctaTCACAGAAAGGACAGCCCGAAAGAAGGCTTGATAACAATCTGGAACCCAACAGACAAGCAG CAACATGAGCTGGCTGAGGGTCAGGCTTATTCCGTTGCAGGACTTGTACCTATTAATTCTGATGCAAATACCCTATACTTGCAAGCAAGGGGATCCACTACCAAATGGCAGCCTTTATCTTCCCAAGTAACCGAACACTTTAT TCGATTTCACAGTCCTCGCAAATCAGTCTTACTGTCGGGTTTGGGTGAGGTTCCACTTTCCAG TGAGTTTGATATTGCTGCGGTCGTAGTGTACGTGGGGGAGGTTTTTGCAGACCCTCACCAAAGGAAACAGTGGGTGTTTGTGACGGATGGCTCCATTTCCGAGTCACGGGCAGAGGAATTATCCAATTCTTTACTTGCCATCAGCTTCTGCTCATCAGACGTTGATGATTCATCATTTGCACCAGTCAACTCTAATCTTGCAGGATCCACG ATTGGTTTCTGTAATCTCATCAAGAGAGCGAAGGACCAAATGAATCATCTCTGGGTAGCAGAAGCTACAGAAAATTCAATCTACTTTCTAAATCTTGATTCTCCCCCTTGTTCTCACCTAAAAAATGCAGCTGCCTTAACGCAAAAATGGGCAAGAATGTCGAGTTTG ACTTTGGATAAGCTTAGAGAGaaggttttatttattattggtgATTGTAAGGGCTAA
- the LOC108982296 gene encoding protein trichome birefringence-like 34 has protein sequence MAKKNLEIVVGTWGIRSSFRSLIAVLITVLIITAVYLTQESGSIRLVWEYRSNGLLSRCDLFSGRWVFDNETYPLYKEQQCTFMSDQLACEKFGRKDLSYQSWRWQPHQCNLPKFNATALLERLRNKRLMFVGDSLNRGQWVSMVCLLDSWISPKLKSMHNNGSLNTFKAIEFNVSIDFYWAPLLVESNSDDPVNHRIPDRIVRVKAIEKHARHWTDADILVFDSYLWWRRTEMKVLWGSFESPDDAIYKEIEMLRVYEMALRTWSDWVEVHVNRTKTQMFFVSMSPTHESGEDWGGGENCYKETDAILDERYWGNDTDPKVMRVLETVLDELKGRGVNVQMLNITQLSEYRKEGHPSIYRKQWENLTEEQIANPSSYADCVHWCLPGVPDVWNEFLYAYIVHHHHQL, from the exons ATGGCAAAGAAAAACCTGGAAATAGTTGTTGGAACATGGGGAATCAGAAGCAGCTTCCGTTCCCTTATTGCCGTCCTGATCACCGTCCTAATCATCACCGCTGTCTATCTTACCCAAGAAAGTGGATCAATTAGATTAGTGTGGGAATATAGAAGCAATGGTTTATTGTCGAGATGCGATTTGTTTTCCGGGAGATGGGTATTCGATAACGAAACATACCCTCTTTATAAAGAGCAGCAATGCACATTCATGTCTGACCAATTGGCTTGTGAGAAGTTTGGGAGAAAGGATTTGAGCTATCAGAGCTGGAGATGGCAACCCCACCAATGTAACCTTCCTAA GTTCAATGCCACAGCGTTGCTGGAGAGGCTAAGGAACAAGAGGCTTATGTTTGTGGGAGATTCTCTTAATAGGGGTCAGTGGGTTTCGATGGTCTGCCTGCTCGATTCATGGATTTCACCAAAACTCAAATCCATGCACAACAATGGCTCTTTGAACACCTTTAAGGCCATT GAATTCAATGTGTCGATTGATTTCTATTGGGCTCCATTGCTGGTGGAATCGAACTCCGATGATCCGGTAAACCACCGGATACCAGATCGGATTGTTAGAGTCAAGGCAATAGAGAAGCATGCTAGGCATTGGACGGACGCAGACATACTCGTGTTTGACTCCTACTTATGGTGGAGAAGGACAGAAATGAAAGTTCT GTGGGGATCATTTGAAAGTCCAGATGAtgctatttataaagaaatagaGATGCTTCGCGTCTATGAGATGGCTCTAAGAACATGGTCTGATTGGGTGGAAGTTCATGTTAATAGAACCAAGACCCAAATGTTTTTTGTTAGCATGTCACCAACTCATGAAAG TGGAGAAGATTGGGGCGGTGGTGAAAACTGTTACAAAGAAACAGATGCAATTTTAGATGAGAGATATTGGGGAAATGACACAGATCCAAAAGTGATGCGAGTGCTTGAAACTGTGCTTGATGAATTGAAAGGAAGAGGGGTGAATGTACAAATGCTTAACATTACACAGCTCTCAGAATATCGAAAAGAAGGCCATCCATCTATCTATAGGAAACAATGGGAAAATCTCACCGAAGAGCAAATAGCAAACCCCAGCAGTTATGCAGACTGTGTACATTGGTGCCTACCCGGAGTGCCTGATGTATGGAATGAGTTCCTGTATGCTTATAttgttcatcatcatcatcaattatGA
- the LOC108982306 gene encoding protein trichome birefringence-like 35: MMQRWSRKKSHFPLLVILLLIFIVFTVLYNELSIQQIHEEPDRVHHRQEASITYVKPNRLSPVHEVLDRFSKCNSTRDYSGRRIAWLDRTVKTGPRRVASESCDVFSGEWVFDNVSYPLYNESHCPYMSDQLACHKHGRPDLGYQYWRWQPHNCNLKRWDVTEMWEKLRGKRLMFVGDSLNRGQWISMVCLLQSVIPANKRTMSPNAPLTIFRAEEYNATVEFLWAPLLVESNSDDPVNHRLDERIIRPDSVLKHASQWEHADILVFNTYLWWRQGPVKLLWSAEENGTCEELDGKGAMELAMKAWAEWVATKVDPLKKRVFFVTMSPTHLWSREWEPGSEGNCYNEKTPMELEGYWGSGSDLPTMRMVDHVLGRLSSKVSVLNITQLSEYRKDGHPSIYRKFWETLRPEQLSNPASYSDCIHWCLPGVPDVWNELLFHLL; encoded by the exons ATGATGCAGAGGTGGAGCAGAAAGAAATCCCATTTCCCTTTGCTCGTGATTCTCTTATTGATCTTCATAGTTTTCACAGTCCTCTACAACGAACTTAGCATCCAGCAAATCCATGAAGAACCGGACCGTGTTCATCATCGTCAAGAAGCTTCAATCACATATGTTAAACCAAATCGTTTAAGCCCAGTTCATG AGGTTTTGGATAGATTCAGTAAGTGCAACTCTACTAGAGACTATAGTGGTCGGAGAATTGCTTGGCTTGACCGCACGGTGAAGACTGGTCCACGGAGAGTGGCTTCGGAGAGTTGTGACGTGTTTTCCGGAGAATGGGTATTCGACAATGTTTCGTATCCGCTGTACAACGAGTCGCATTGTCCGTACATGTCGGACCAATTGGCGTGTCACAAGCATGGGAGGCCTGATTTGGGGTACCAGTATTGGAGATGGCAACCCCACAACTGCAATTTGAAGAG ATGGGATGTGACTGAAATGTGGGAGAAGTTGAGAGGGAAAAGGCTAATGTTTGTGGGGGATTCACTTAACAGAGGACAATGGATATCAATGGTGTGTTTGTTACAGTCAGTGATTCCAGCAAATAAGAGAACTATGTCGCCAAATGCCCCTCTTACCATTTTCAGAGCAGAG GAATATAATGCGACCGTTGAATTTCTCTGGGCCCCATTACTTGTTGAATCTAATTCCGATGATCCTGTGAACCACAGATTGGATGAGCGGATAATTCGTCCTGATTCAGTTCTTAAACATGCATCGCAGTGGGAGCATGCTGATATATTAGTTTTCAACACATACTTGTGGTGGCGACAAGGCCCTGTTAAGCTGTT ATGGAGTGCTGAAGAAAACGGGACTTGTGAAGAATTAGATGGGAAAGGGGCCATGGAATTGGCCATGAAGGCATGGGCAGAATGGGTGGCTACTAAAGTTGATCCCCTCAAGAAAAGAGTCTTTTTTGTTACGATGTCCCCTACACATCTCTG GAGTCGAGAGTGGGAACCAGGAAGTGAAGGTAATTGCTATAATGAAAAAACACCTATGGAGTTGGAAGGCTATTGGGGAAGTGGTTCTGACTTGCCTACAATGCGCATGGTGGATCATGTCCTTGGCAGGTTAAGTTCAAAGGTTTCAGTTCTCAATATTACTCAACTTTCAGAGTATCGGAAAGACGGCCACCCTTCGATCTACCGCAAATTTTGGGAGACTCTGAGACCCGAACAATTGTCAAACCCTGCAAGTTACTCTGACTGCATACATTGGTGCTTGCCGGGTGTACCTGATGTGTGGAACGAGTTACTATTCCACCTTTTGTAG
- the LOC108982305 gene encoding abscisic acid receptor PYL4, protein MLSTPPKSSLLLHRINANTTTTNTATQCHKRSPLTCATKVPENVARFHTHAIGPDQCCSTVIQEIAAPASTVWPVVRRFDNPQAYKHFVKSCNLIGGDGDVGTLREVLVISGLPAARSTERLEILDEERHVISFSVVGGDHRLANYRSVTTLHPTPSGNGTVVIESYVVDVPPGNTKEDTCVFVDTIVRCNLQSLAQIAENLARRNKSSS, encoded by the coding sequence atgctttcGACTCCTCCCAAATCGTCTCTCCTGCTCCACAGAATCAACGCCAACACCACAACCACCAATACAGCGACACAGTGCCACAAGCGGTCTCCTCTGACCTGCGCCACCAAGGTGCCCGAAAACGTGGCACGCTTCCACACCCACGCGATTGGGCCCGACCAGTGCTGCTCCACCGTGATCCAGGAGATCGCCGCCCCCGCTTCCACGGTGTGGCCCGTCGTCCGCCGTTTCGATAACCCGCAGGCCTACAAGCACTTCGTCAAGAGCTGCAACCTCATCGGCGGTGATGGCGACGTCGGCACCCTCCGTGAAGTCCTCGTCATATCGGGCCTCCCCGCCGCCCGCAGCACCGAGCGCTTAGAGATTCTGGACGAAGAACGTCACGTCATCAGCTTCAGCGTCGTCGGCGGTGACCATCGCCTCGCCAACTACCGGTCCGTCACCACTCTCCACCCCACACCATCGGGTAACGGCACCGTCGTGATCGAGTCATACGTTGTCGACGTCCCGCCGGGGAACACCAAGGAAGATACCTGCGTGTTCGTCGACACCATCGTTCGCTGCAACCTCCAGTCGCTTGCCCAGATTGCCGAAAACTTAGCCAGACGAAACAAGTCATCGTCATGA